In a genomic window of Flavobacterium crassostreae:
- a CDS encoding mechanosensitive ion channel family protein, whose amino-acid sequence MFKFIEKVFGFLYPIFRKWGMGYNFSSYLSLILNIALLCLLAYSIYVVFRLVLVTIIVFVAQRTHTQFDDFLVSNKTAKYIAHLIPLLFIYKSVPVILDKFEYWEGVFGKLVGIYIVFLVLWIIRTVFNALRDYLKQKPRYSDKPIDSFIQVIMIVLWIVGVIVIISKLFDFEFKELLTTLGAVSALIILIFRDIILGFVASVQVSINDMIRIGDWITMDKFGADGDVIEINLTTVKVRNFDNTTTTIPTYSLSSDSFQNWRGMLKSDGRRIKRHVLIKSSTIRFLTDTELNNLKKINLISAYISTRKTEIDKYNTDHKIDKSLAINGRNMTNLGLFRKYITQYLRNHPALNQEMLLMCRQLQSTSHGVPIEIYVFSSDKRWENYEYVMSDIFDHIFACVAYFDLEIFELPSKGNLVD is encoded by the coding sequence ATGTTTAAATTTATCGAAAAAGTATTTGGTTTTTTGTATCCTATATTTAGGAAATGGGGAATGGGATACAATTTTTCGTCTTATTTGAGTTTAATCCTAAACATTGCCTTGTTGTGCTTGCTGGCATACAGTATTTATGTGGTTTTTAGACTTGTTTTGGTCACTATCATTGTATTTGTTGCACAGCGTACCCACACCCAGTTTGATGATTTTTTGGTGAGTAATAAAACCGCCAAATATATTGCGCATTTAATTCCGCTGCTTTTTATTTATAAATCCGTGCCCGTTATTCTGGATAAATTTGAATATTGGGAAGGTGTTTTTGGCAAACTAGTTGGTATTTATATTGTATTTCTGGTTTTGTGGATTATCCGAACGGTATTTAATGCCCTACGGGATTATTTGAAACAAAAGCCACGATATAGTGACAAACCTATTGATAGCTTTATTCAGGTAATCATGATCGTGCTCTGGATAGTGGGTGTAATCGTTATTATATCCAAGCTATTTGATTTTGAGTTTAAAGAATTATTAACCACCTTAGGAGCCGTATCTGCTTTAATTATTTTGATATTTAGAGATATTATTCTGGGTTTTGTGGCCAGCGTACAGGTTTCTATCAATGATATGATCCGTATTGGAGACTGGATCACTATGGACAAATTTGGTGCCGATGGAGACGTTATCGAAATCAATTTGACCACCGTAAAGGTGCGTAACTTTGACAACACTACCACTACAATTCCAACCTATAGTTTGAGTTCGGATTCTTTTCAAAACTGGAGAGGCATGCTCAAATCAGACGGCAGACGAATCAAGAGACATGTTTTAATTAAAAGCAGTACTATTCGTTTTTTGACCGATACGGAACTAAATAATCTCAAAAAAATTAACCTTATAAGTGCCTATATTAGTACCCGAAAAACGGAAATTGACAAATACAATACAGACCACAAAATAGACAAATCCTTGGCCATAAATGGACGCAACATGACCAATTTAGGATTGTTTAGAAAATACATTACACAATATTTGCGCAATCATCCGGCATTAAATCAAGAAATGCTCCTAATGTGCAGGCAATTACAATCTACTTCCCATGGGGTGCCTATTGAGATTTATGTTTTTTCTAGCGATAAAAGATGGGAAAACTATGAGTATGTAATGTCGGATATTTTTGACCATATCTTTGCTTGTGTAGCTTATTTTGATTTAGAAATTTTTGAGCTCCCCTCTAAAGGCAACTTGGTAGACTAA
- a CDS encoding glyoxalase — translation MTNRAAFIKEFRTETIGSVSDQSSKEEQFQNQVLRPILKLQNELFIASFANYIAKNKADFANYTLDKKNNFIENSIQKDTKYRNTLKGMVVGWFTLEEYQIYANNSSNINKRMMRMLQERLKSQIELL, via the coding sequence ATGACCAATCGAGCTGCTTTTATAAAAGAATTTAGAACTGAAACCATTGGGTCCGTTAGCGATCAATCGTCCAAAGAAGAACAATTTCAAAATCAAGTTCTTCGGCCTATCTTAAAACTACAGAACGAATTATTTATAGCTTCATTTGCTAATTATATTGCCAAAAACAAAGCCGATTTTGCTAATTATACTTTAGATAAAAAAAATAATTTTATAGAAAACAGCATTCAAAAAGACACCAAATACCGCAACACGCTAAAAGGAATGGTTGTGGGATGGTTCACTCTAGAAGAGTACCAAATATACGCCAACAACTCCTCTAACATTAACAAACGCATGATGCGCATGTTACAGGAGCGTCTAAAAAGTCAAATAGAGCTGTTGTAA
- a CDS encoding DUF4240 domain-containing protein gives MKKIIPILVGCILAINTTTLAQKKAVPATNNALYSSNAIATDPCFEPDSLTVSKTNKMLEEAHYWNIIAASLKETSNQEDQELFLVSQLEKLTPEEIIGFRLRTDQLLYDTYNSELWCAAYIINHGCSDGGFEYFRCWLLSRGKKVFYDAKANPDSLLAVLDKEKKEYEFEGFWYVAVNAFKNTTQKELFNFIDYETFTTNDENYPILKFSWNIENPQTMQQICPVLYANLWLQHDK, from the coding sequence ATGAAAAAAATAATTCCCATTTTAGTGGGGTGTATTCTGGCAATAAACACCACTACTTTAGCACAAAAAAAAGCAGTCCCAGCAACGAATAATGCCCTCTATAGCAGTAATGCAATTGCTACAGACCCTTGTTTTGAGCCAGATTCCTTGACGGTGTCTAAAACCAATAAAATGTTAGAAGAAGCGCACTATTGGAATATAATTGCTGCTTCCTTAAAAGAAACATCCAACCAAGAAGATCAAGAATTGTTTTTGGTATCCCAACTTGAAAAACTAACTCCTGAAGAAATTATCGGATTTAGATTAAGAACCGATCAATTGCTTTATGATACCTATAATTCAGAGTTGTGGTGTGCGGCTTATATTATAAATCATGGATGTTCGGATGGAGGTTTTGAATATTTTAGATGTTGGTTGCTATCCAGAGGAAAAAAAGTTTTTTATGATGCCAAAGCCAACCCAGACTCTTTGCTTGCAGTGCTCGATAAAGAAAAAAAAGAATACGAATTTGAAGGGTTTTGGTATGTTGCTGTAAATGCTTTTAAAAACACTACCCAAAAAGAATTATTTAATTTTATTGATTACGAGACTTTTACCACAAATGACGAAAATTATCCTATTTTAAAATTTTCTTGGAATATTGAAAACCCACAAACCATGCAGCAAATTTGTCCTGTTTTGTATGCAAATTTGTGGCTGCAACACGATAAATAA
- a CDS encoding DUF3817 domain-containing protein: protein MLRIFKITAILEGISYLALFCNMLFIKPSYFELYHSLLYPIGMSHGVLFIGYVLLAFLLKNKMRWSLSTFGIILLASLVPLGTFYVDYKYLRNV from the coding sequence ATGCTCCGAATTTTTAAAATTACCGCTATTCTGGAAGGAATTTCCTATCTAGCCTTGTTCTGTAACATGCTTTTTATTAAACCATCGTATTTTGAATTGTACCACAGTTTATTGTATCCCATTGGTATGAGTCATGGGGTGTTGTTTATAGGGTATGTACTGTTGGCCTTTTTGTTGAAAAATAAAATGCGATGGTCATTATCTACTTTTGGGATTATTTTATTGGCCTCTTTGGTTCCTCTAGGGACTTTTTATGTAGACTATAAATATTTAAGAAATGTTTAA